A stretch of the Denticeps clupeoides chromosome 6, fDenClu1.1, whole genome shotgun sequence genome encodes the following:
- the smpd1 gene encoding sphingomyelin phosphodiesterase: protein MNPFSSCRLAAFCLGFLLAVPPFGRSFPFHGGQSEGLKFVDPLQALRVEFSWRNASCALCKTLFTLVDIALLSQTNTERVAHTVGQACIHLRLAEEHVCREITELFRDDFILALQESVLWPSEACAVLVGSSCGHFDIYAPWNVTLPQVPKPPVVPPSPPKPGSPVSRVLFLTDVHWDSEYAEGSAVDCKDPLCCRNSSGIPSWKHRGAGYWGSYGKCDLPLRTVENLLEHVAKDGPWDWVYWTGDIPAHNVWSQTRSQQLNELTTISRLIHKYLGPEVKVYPAVGNHESTPVNSFPPPFIHGNHSSQWLYNTMAEEWSAWLPEEALETIRHGGFYTAQVQPGLRVASLNMNFCAKENYWLLVNSTDPAGQLLWLVNVLQEAENKGEKVHIIGHIPPGLCLNSWSWNYYHIFNRYEGTVAGQFFGHTHVDEFQMFYDEETLSRPLGVAFIAPSLTTYINLNPGFRIYYVDGRYPESSHLVLDYETFILNLTEANYHVAPPTTDSVHDPNPKWTLLYRATTAYGMPTLFPADWDHLTQTFLKDDHYFQKFWYLMHKGHISAPCKDTCKTGILCFLHSARADELKRCNLQSGLSLKVARSIKKPMC from the exons ATGAACCCATTCAGCTCGTGCCGCCTGGCCGCTTTTTGCCTCGGCTTCCTTCTGGCTGTTCCCCCCTTCGGAAGGTCGTTTCCCTTCCACGGCGGCCAGTCAGAGGGGCTGAAGTTCGTGGACCCCCTTCAGGCTCTGCGTGTCGAGTTCAGCTGGCGCAACGCGTCTTGTGCGCTTTGCAAAACACTCTTCACCCTCGTAGACATCGCCCTGTTG AGTCAGACAAACACTGAGCGCGTGGCCCATACTGTTGGACAGGCCTGCATCCACTTGCGATTGGCTGAGGAGCATGTTTGCCGCGAAATCACCGAGCTTTTCCGCGACGACTTCATCTTGGCCTTGCAAGAGTCTGTCCTGTGGCCCTCAGAGGCCTGCGCCGTCCTGGTGGGTTCCAGCTGTGGCCACTTTGACATCTACGCACCGTGGAACGTAACTCTACCTCAAGTGCCCAAGCCCCCTGTTGTTCCACCGTCACCCCCTAAGCCAGGGTCACCTGTGAGCCGGGTGCTGTTCCTCACGGACGTCCACTGGGACAGTGAGTACGCCGAGGGCAGCGCTGTCGACTGCAAAGACCCGCTCTGCTGCCGCAACAGCTCAGGCATCCCGAGCTGGAAGCACCGTGGTGCCGGCTACTGGGGCAGCTATGGGAAATGTGATCTCCCTCTACGCACCGTGGAGAACCTCTTGGAGCACGTGGCCAAGGACGGGCCCTGGGACTGGGTGTACTGGACGGGTGACATCCCTGCCCATAACGTGTGGTCCCAGACCAGGTCGCAGCAGCTGAACGAACTGACCACCATTTCCAGGCTCATCCACAAGTATCTCGGCCCCGAGGTCAAAGTGTACCCGGCTGTGGGGAACCACGAGAGCACCCCAGTCAACAGCTTCCCCCCACCCTTCATCCACGGGAATCATTCATCTCAGTGGCTTTATAACACCATGGCAGAGGAGTGGTCAGCCTGGCTGCCTGAGGAAGCTCTGGAGACAATCAG GCATGGCGGCTTCTACACCGCTCAGGTCCAGCCCGGTTTGAGGGTCGCCTCACTCAACATGAACTTCTGTGCAAAGGAGAATTACTGGCTGCTGGTTAACTCTACCGACCCAGCAGGGCAGCTGCTGTGGCTTGTCAATGTGCTCCAGGAGGCAGAGAACAAGGGTgaaaag GTTCATATCATTGGTCACATCCCCCCTGGACTCTGTTTGAATAGCTGGAGCTGGAACTACTACCATATCTTTAACAG GTATGAGGGCACAGTAGCAGGGCAGTTTTTTGGACACACGCATGTAGACGAGTTCCAGATGTTTTACGACGAAGAGACCCTTTCCCGTCCACTGGGTGTAGCTTTCATAGCTCCGAGTTTAACGACTTACATCAACCTCAATCCAG GTTTCAGAATATACTATGTTGACGGAAGATACCCAGAAAGTTCACATTTGGTGTTGGATTACGAGACGTTCATCCTTAATCTGACTGAGGCCAACTACCATGTCGCACCTCCCACCACCGACTCTGTCCATGACCCCAACCCCAAATGGACCCTTTTGTACCGGGCAACCACCGCTTATGGCATGCCCACCCTCTTCCCTGCAGACTGGGACCATCTGACCCAGACCTTCCTTAAGGATGACCACTACTTCCAGAAGTTCTGGTACCTGATGCACAAAGGCCATATTTCAGCACCCTGCAAGGACACGTGCAAGACGGGCATTCTGTGTTTCCTGCACAGCGCCCGGGCCGATGAGCTCAAGAGGTGCAACCTGCAGTCTGGCCTCAGTCTGAAGGTGGCACGATCCATCAAGAAGCCGATGTGTTGA